The region AGCAAGGCGAAGTATATCAGGTTATTTCCGTCTTTGTCGCAAGCGAGGGAGGGATTGAAATCTTCCCCGAGTCGCTCCAGCAGGTTTTCTAACATTTCCGCTGCATCTCCCTCGGCAAATTCCAGGCTTTTTAAAAGCTTGATGAACAGCTCCTCGGCCGCTTTTTGCCTATGCTCTTTCGGGATGTATGAAAAGTAGTCTGCAATGATCTCTGCACGGTCAGGGGCAGGGATGCCGGGCGTTTCGGCATGCTCGAGCAGGAAGTTTGCCAGTTCATGATGGGGGTTGTAGAATGTAAATCCTTTATTCGATAGAAGTTTGAATAGTTCTTTAAAGTTGTTTACATCGAGATTCCAGGAGCCTCCGAGGTGATCGAGAAATGTATTCCCTCTATTGCATCTGGCGTTGGGAGAGCATCCACCCTTAATTAGCAATTCCATGAGCTCGAAGAACTCCTCATCCGCCCATGCGCAGCAAGAAAGACAATGCAGCGGAGTCCAGAGGGTTGCCGGTTCACGGGCGTTGAGCAGCCCCCATCTCTTAATTTCCTTTAGCGCACCGGCGCGGTCACCCTCTTTTAATGCGGTGTGAAGTTTTGTGGTTCCGCTGGTGGGGTCCACCTTAAGCGAGGGTTTAAGAGCCTTGACAACCCGTTGCCTCTTTGGGTTTTTAATCTCTTGCCTATCAAATTGTGGCGCGAGTGTCTTGCGGCCGGCTGGGTAAGGTGCGACTTTGCTCCCTCTTTTGGAGGTCGAGTTTAACCGGCCCGAGGGGGCAACAAACCCTTTGGAGAAATCATTGAATTGGTTGACTTGCATCTGTTTGCATAGGTTAAAATATTTTGATTGAGCCTTCTTTTATCTGTGAGAAGTTTTTTTTGAAACACTTTCGGTATATCACTTATCTTCAGATCCCAAGAGGGGTACGCTCTTTTCTATGTCTTTTTCCTCTTGATTTACTCTTAGTATGGGTTCTTTAAGCGCTTCGAGGCGGAGATTGTTCATGAAAGGAAGGTATGAAGGCAAGCCCAAACCCTCCTGCTGATGAAATAATTCGTACTCTCTTATCAGTGTTTTCCTTCTCTCTAGGCGGTGCACCTTCTTAATGTTTTTTGCAATCTCGACGATGCTGTTTTGATCGGCCTCTGGCAGTGCTTGTTGTATGAGAGTGATCAGGATACCGAATTCAAGCGAAGACAGGCTTGCGACAGGGCAATTGCCTGTGGCCTGAGGTTTTTGGCTGACAACGTAAGGGGACTCCTTTCCCGCTTCATCCTCTATTCTTTCAGGAAAGTGTTCCCTTATAAACGGGTAGAGGTTCACACCTCGGACAGCTTCTTGGAAGATTGTATCTATCTTCTCTTGCGGGCGGCTATGGCGGCTGATGCCGGCGCGCTTTGTCAGGTCGTCTCCTTTGTTGCAGAAAAGGATTTCTCCAGGCTTGAAGAGGAGTCCAATCATGTGATTGAAATTGATTTTTGTAGTTCTTAAACTGGGGATCAAGGCTAACAGCTCCCCATTTTTGTGACGCGGCAGGGGAGAATTTGCGTGGAAATTTTTGCAATAGGCGCGCGAGAGCAATTCCCCGGTTTCTCTCAAAATTGGGTTCCACTGGCTGGGATCGATTTGCTGAATCAATTTTTTTGCTTCCTCATTCACTAAAGACTCAACTTGGCGAAGCAAGGATTCCAAACTATCCCCGGACTGGGTGACAGCTCCATAAAACTGCTTCGATTCTGTCTCGAGCCAATGGTAGAAGTCGATCCACGATGTCAAAGCTCCCGTGAGAGAAACTTTGCTATAAGTAAATCGCCATTCGGAATTGCTTGAGAAGCAGTTGGCGATCAGTTTCAAAAGCAGATACTCCCGGTACCAGTTGTTTTTATAATATATCTGCACCAAATCGGAAATCTCATGGCCCGGCAAGCTGCAGGTTAAAAGATATTCGATCAACATCACATGATCTGGCTTATAGTGAGGGATTTCCTCATAGGTGCGTACAGAAACAGACCACGATATCCCGACATTTAAGAGCTGTTGAAGCAGCTCTTTTTTCATCTGGAACGGCCATTGGAGACGGATGATGTTCTGGAAAA is a window of Estrella lausannensis DNA encoding:
- a CDS encoding ankyrin repeat domain-containing protein; its protein translation is MQVNFFLPISNTPSLTTADQTAATNRKAYQPRFARLDPPLKKLRIDAVVQQNLTRDPLSGTTALHIALKRGEYDTALAQIKQHIGVDVSEYATGFTPLHCLCYYPWNREHFFNLLSLLLKKGCASNAKSHCNSTFLDCLARSWNFKTSDYKEIFKLIAGSNHIFYHPHQELPLFLLKCAATPNTPVSERIDAILSYFSYIPVVYRQSAAEKLFFQLLSSHQYDESQLAELIEKLLEGLRGTFIPALARDSYGGNLIQAYLIFGNPFSNPKEKARIVKTLKENGVDIHNCHQGDSLFQNIIRLQWPFQMKKELLQQLLNVGISWSVSVRTYEEIPHYKPDHVMLIEYLLTCSLPGHEISDLVQIYYKNNWYREYLLLKLIANCFSSNSEWRFTYSKVSLTGALTSWIDFYHWLETESKQFYGAVTQSGDSLESLLRQVESLVNEEAKKLIQQIDPSQWNPILRETGELLSRAYCKNFHANSPLPRHKNGELLALIPSLRTTKINFNHMIGLLFKPGEILFCNKGDDLTKRAGISRHSRPQEKIDTIFQEAVRGVNLYPFIREHFPERIEDEAGKESPYVVSQKPQATGNCPVASLSSLEFGILITLIQQALPEADQNSIVEIAKNIKKVHRLERRKTLIREYELFHQQEGLGLPSYLPFMNNLRLEALKEPILRVNQEEKDIEKSVPLLGSEDK